A region from the Acidobacteriota bacterium genome encodes:
- a CDS encoding thioesterase family protein, with the protein MKKTVDPSVSQAISSTVDIEVRYAETDQMGVVHHANYIIWFEQARTELCKDSGFHYAEIEDLGYLLIVTKVEVRYGRACRYGDTVQVRCWLDRMGSRGLRFAYEVARDGKVLTTGATEHLWMDKETRRPTRIPEPLREPFERLAGVLPAGVKSPTKDKS; encoded by the coding sequence ATGAAAAAGACCGTAGATCCGAGCGTCAGCCAAGCCATCAGCTCCACCGTGGACATCGAGGTGCGCTACGCCGAGACCGATCAGATGGGGGTGGTTCACCACGCCAACTACATCATCTGGTTCGAACAGGCCCGCACCGAGCTGTGCAAGGACAGCGGCTTCCACTACGCCGAAATCGAGGACCTGGGCTATTTGCTCATCGTCACCAAGGTGGAGGTGCGCTACGGCCGTGCCTGCCGCTACGGCGACACGGTGCAGGTGCGCTGCTGGCTCGACCGCATGGGCAGCCGCGGCCTGCGCTTCGCCTACGAGGTGGCCCGGGACGGCAAGGTCCTCACCACCGGCGCCACCGAGCATCTGTGGATGGACAAAGAAACCCGCCGCCCCACCCGCATCCCCGAGCCCCTGCGGGAGCCCTTCGAGCGCCTGGCGGGGGTCCTTCCCGCGGGGGTCAAGAGCCCGACCAAAGACAAGAGCTGA